Proteins encoded by one window of Dyella humicola:
- the bcsQ gene encoding cellulose biosynthesis protein BcsQ, producing MRTIAIISPVGGAGRTMLTAALAGLLKGRKHAVLAVECDPANVLALYCGLHEPARQGLASYQSTPAGTVAQAALESDDGVLWLPWGGARGDDGGPDLDQSKAMATTLQAQPSWLRGLLSRVDLPEPGIVLVDAATWPSVHAAQAIDAADLVLVVVPPRPLACATLPRLRAELKRLGKSGLYVANAVSPAAQLHIDILAMLRHSLGAELSAYRIHADAGIPEALARNQNFYLSAPHSQAAHDMQGLASWLSSWARQTLGSYTHAAGDRP from the coding sequence ATGAGGACCATCGCCATCATTTCCCCGGTGGGCGGGGCGGGCCGCACCATGCTTACCGCTGCACTCGCTGGTCTATTGAAGGGGCGCAAGCACGCCGTGCTTGCGGTGGAATGCGATCCCGCCAACGTGCTGGCGTTGTATTGCGGCTTGCACGAACCGGCCCGGCAAGGGCTGGCTTCGTATCAGTCGACGCCTGCCGGCACCGTGGCACAGGCCGCCCTGGAGAGCGACGACGGCGTGCTGTGGCTGCCCTGGGGCGGTGCTCGTGGCGATGATGGCGGACCCGATCTCGACCAGAGCAAGGCCATGGCAACAACCTTGCAGGCACAGCCGTCATGGTTGCGCGGCCTGCTAAGTCGTGTGGACCTACCCGAACCAGGCATCGTCCTGGTGGATGCGGCGACGTGGCCTTCGGTCCATGCTGCCCAGGCCATCGATGCAGCCGACCTGGTGCTGGTGGTGGTACCGCCGCGGCCGCTGGCCTGCGCCACGCTGCCTCGCTTGCGTGCCGAGTTGAAGCGGCTTGGCAAGTCGGGCCTCTATGTTGCCAACGCGGTGTCGCCGGCGGCGCAGCTGCATATCGACATACTTGCCATGTTGCGCCATTCGCTGGGGGCAGAGCTGTCTGCGTATCGCATCCATGCGGACGCCGGTATTCCCGAGGCCCTGGCGCGCAACCAGAACTTTTATCTCAGCGCGCCGCATTCGCAGGCGGCGCATGACATGCAGGGCCTGGCGTCGTGGTTGTCATCCTGGGCAAGGCAAACGCTGGGTTCATACACTCACGCCGCCGGAGATAGGCCATGA
- the bcsB gene encoding cellulose biosynthesis cyclic di-GMP-binding regulatory protein BcsB yields the protein MWFSHRVRLRVLLLGCALAFGATALAGGNQNGDKPGAVIKAPVSAASSAPAQANSEIATTPGAAPGYTRQLSLSQMGAYGAIRLRGTDPTGTLNVSVRNDEVVTAAKLTLVYTYSPALIFELSHLKVSLNGEIVTTLALDKTLAGQPVTKVIDLDPRLFTDFNRIDVQMIAHYTLDHCEDPYHSSLWANISPGTQLSLTTSRVSLPNNLALLPAPFFDRRDNRRLTVPFVLPAHVDASTLRAAGVVSSWLGALAQYRGARFPVSQAPPADAHAIAFVLPNAQPAGISLGEIKGPTVMVMVNPASPADSGFKLLVIAGRDANELQLAANALVLGQVGMSGSAAIVKTIDMGPARRPYDAPNWAPVNRLVSFKELVTDPQQLQASGFNPPAIRVDMHLPPDLFAWARHSVLLDVHYRYTAPSIFNDSMLNVGINDQLLRSVRLRPASPSGVERQINVPLLSGSEARGEEEVRVPALQIGGTNQFQFQFHLDSEKTGLCASAASDGARAAVDPESSIDFSQFVHYTSMPNLAFFANSGFPFTRMADLADAAVVVPDAPDAKEMEAALTILGQMGRWSGLPALRVTMVPASAVESVRDRDLLIIGTGSSGELLAKWGQGLPMLIERSRNELALRDQAGVSSRVMKAPTGRAALIVNGPTAAFVGFESPLARGKSVVALAASSSDQLDRLLDALGDDTSVSDVRGDLTVVRGKIVTGLRVGDTYFVGHLPWYAWLWIHISRYPALMALAGVLAGLFVALTVFWALGRIAARRLDR from the coding sequence ATGTGGTTCTCTCATCGTGTTCGTCTACGCGTCCTGCTCTTGGGTTGTGCGTTGGCTTTCGGTGCTACTGCGCTGGCCGGCGGTAACCAGAACGGCGACAAGCCCGGCGCTGTGATCAAGGCACCCGTGTCAGCGGCTTCCAGCGCGCCCGCGCAAGCGAACAGCGAAATCGCTACGACGCCAGGCGCAGCGCCTGGTTACACCCGTCAGCTTTCCTTGAGCCAGATGGGTGCCTATGGCGCGATCAGGCTGCGCGGTACAGACCCGACCGGCACGTTGAATGTGTCGGTTCGCAACGACGAGGTGGTGACGGCGGCCAAGCTCACGCTGGTCTATACCTATTCGCCCGCGTTGATTTTCGAACTCTCGCACCTGAAGGTTTCCCTCAACGGGGAGATCGTCACCACGCTTGCGCTGGATAAGACCCTGGCCGGCCAGCCCGTGACCAAGGTGATCGATCTCGATCCGCGCTTGTTCACCGACTTCAATCGCATCGACGTGCAGATGATCGCGCACTACACGCTCGATCACTGCGAAGACCCGTACCACTCCTCGCTGTGGGCCAATATCAGCCCCGGCACGCAGCTGAGCCTCACCACGTCCCGGGTTAGCTTGCCCAACAATCTGGCGCTGCTGCCGGCGCCGTTCTTTGATCGTCGCGACAATCGACGTCTGACCGTGCCGTTTGTGCTGCCGGCCCACGTCGATGCGTCCACGCTGCGCGCCGCGGGTGTGGTGTCTTCGTGGCTTGGGGCGCTGGCGCAGTACCGCGGCGCGCGTTTTCCCGTATCGCAGGCGCCGCCGGCGGATGCCCATGCGATTGCCTTCGTCCTGCCGAACGCACAACCCGCGGGGATCAGCCTGGGCGAGATCAAAGGGCCCACCGTGATGGTGATGGTCAATCCTGCCAGTCCCGCTGACTCCGGCTTCAAGCTGCTGGTGATCGCGGGGCGCGATGCCAACGAATTGCAGTTGGCCGCCAATGCCCTGGTACTCGGTCAGGTGGGTATGTCGGGCAGCGCGGCCATCGTGAAGACCATTGATATGGGTCCGGCGCGTCGTCCTTACGACGCGCCCAACTGGGCGCCAGTGAACCGTCTGGTGTCATTCAAGGAGCTCGTTACCGATCCGCAGCAGCTGCAGGCGTCGGGTTTCAACCCACCCGCCATCCGCGTCGACATGCACCTGCCGCCCGATCTGTTTGCCTGGGCCCGCCATAGCGTGCTGCTGGACGTGCACTACCGATATACCGCGCCTTCGATATTCAACGACTCGATGCTCAACGTCGGCATCAACGATCAGCTGTTACGTTCGGTCCGCTTGCGGCCGGCGAGTCCTTCGGGTGTGGAGCGGCAGATCAACGTGCCGCTGCTATCGGGCTCGGAAGCGCGCGGCGAGGAGGAGGTTCGCGTGCCGGCGCTGCAGATTGGCGGCACCAACCAGTTCCAGTTCCAGTTCCATCTGGATTCGGAAAAGACCGGGCTGTGCGCCTCCGCCGCCAGCGACGGCGCGCGCGCCGCGGTCGATCCCGAATCCAGTATCGACTTCAGCCAGTTCGTGCATTACACGTCGATGCCGAACCTGGCTTTCTTCGCCAATAGCGGGTTCCCCTTCACGCGCATGGCCGATCTGGCTGATGCCGCCGTCGTGGTGCCCGACGCGCCGGACGCCAAGGAAATGGAAGCAGCGCTCACCATACTGGGGCAGATGGGACGCTGGAGTGGCCTGCCTGCGCTGCGCGTCACCATGGTGCCTGCCAGTGCAGTGGAGTCGGTACGCGATCGCGACTTGTTGATCATCGGCACGGGGTCGTCAGGAGAGCTGCTGGCGAAATGGGGCCAGGGCTTGCCGATGTTGATCGAGCGTAGCCGCAACGAGCTGGCATTGCGCGACCAGGCTGGCGTCAGCAGCCGCGTGATGAAGGCCCCAACGGGTCGCGCCGCCCTGATCGTCAATGGTCCCACCGCTGCGTTTGTGGGCTTTGAATCGCCTCTCGCCCGCGGCAAGAGCGTGGTGGCGCTGGCGGCCAGTTCGTCGGACCAGCTTGATCGCCTGCTCGATGCGCTGGGCGACGACACCAGCGTCAGCGACGTTCGTGGCGATCTCACCGTGGTGCGGGGAAAGATCGTCACCGGGCTGCGTGTGGGTGACACTTACTTCGTTGGCCATCTACCGTGGTATGCGTGGCTGTGGATACATATTTCCCGGTATCCCGCGCTGATGGCGCTCGCCGGCGTCCTGGCAGGCCTGTTCGTCGCACTTACCGTGTTCTGGGCCTTGGGTCGCATTGCCGCGCGTCGTCTCGACAGGTGA
- a CDS encoding cellulose biosynthesis protein BcsC gives MFRVALSDLCMPVAALMVVVSAPLSAWAQTATLSPPMKQLLDSARVWLSKNRPDMARGIVEKALLIEPMQPDALALLGEIELASNRPAEAGKVLQKLQAFHPNHPATLELADAYRVATTDKMALAQARLLARSGKSAEAWERMQALFPHGAPRGALADDYYRVMAGAPGGRERALAELRTRVAQDPDDLELALTLANLLTDRSGTRIEGLSIIYRVYQRQDSNRVRALDLWRRALNSAGGDDPAYYVWYQRYLKEVPDDTSAKNALAALAKKGGAAYVLPPNGTQPTAVTSSAPSVPSATARQGAAAGNQGLVLMREGRHDEARAQFARALQLDSDNAGKWRSLMASSTFWGTLAKARAANAQGRPEQGEALAREALRQQPNQADANEVLATSLIAQEKWTQAEAVLRPLVDAPQPNVDALALLAKVLIQTHRADEITALIDRAEQRYTGSGEGMVKLRAQLLSIQADQLIAEEKHGAAVLKLEQAVRLTPKDAWLRYTLARQYRDLDLPALGRSVMEDGLALAPTPDMRYATALYLNSLDDIDTASTVLAQVPEAGRSTGMRELAANLKAQRELREIQPLVAQGRRQEAGQRLDRLAAQSRDDPQMLASVARAWIALDEPDKGLKLVRDWLDAHPDDPAISVRLRYGELLVAANRDDALPAWIANARARPGVTQEQQAQFDDQLLRLSLRTAGRQIDAGELKQAAHTLDAVPDAGKADRRWLLAQAELREARRDYRGAEAAARQVLVNHPGDVEARLTIARMQAHMGQRRQAEATVREVLADTPADDVDTRLAVARRFSALGRRDEARAVVDPLRQQYPDRSDVTLQAGRVAQAQGDFNGAARLYRTALAQEQGEGETPSPDDGLTSAGRALQGLDDRRQGQLATGVIQSNESGSSGVSRLDATEIPIYLRIPDGYTGHYFFHVDAVRLNAGRLPADQFDPAYEFGQIAALGNVGLAPVQENDKGVALAAGYEFNGADNSWRADIGTTPLGFTVTNVLGGFSYRHDFYSSSLSVDVSRRPVTSSLVSYAGARDPASGETWGGVVHTGISVRGAQDVGITTLFASLGYGQLTGHHVEDNHDFKLRTGIDWPVLVRPDQRFSSGLVINYWHYDNNQHFYTFGNGGYYSPQKYVSVSIPLDWSGRHKRWSWELEASLGNSWTREDESPFFPTRSDLQAQAVARMAAADLGSPYFGNGTGGGFSYTVAAALEYRITPQWVIGTRLKLDRSHDYAPNLGTIYLRYFFDRQRLPVPFPPDPVKPYSAY, from the coding sequence ATGTTCCGCGTCGCACTAAGCGACCTGTGCATGCCGGTAGCGGCGCTGATGGTGGTCGTCAGCGCGCCGCTGTCCGCATGGGCGCAAACGGCGACACTGAGCCCCCCGATGAAGCAGCTGCTGGACTCCGCTCGCGTATGGCTGTCCAAGAACCGGCCCGACATGGCGCGTGGCATTGTCGAGAAGGCGCTGCTGATCGAACCCATGCAACCGGACGCGCTGGCCCTGCTGGGCGAGATCGAGCTGGCTTCGAACCGGCCCGCCGAAGCCGGCAAGGTATTGCAGAAGTTGCAGGCGTTTCATCCGAACCATCCGGCAACTCTGGAACTGGCCGACGCGTACCGTGTCGCCACCACCGACAAGATGGCCCTGGCGCAGGCGCGCCTGCTGGCGCGTTCGGGCAAGTCGGCGGAGGCCTGGGAAAGGATGCAGGCGCTGTTTCCCCACGGCGCGCCCCGTGGCGCGTTGGCCGACGATTACTACCGTGTGATGGCTGGTGCGCCGGGCGGGCGCGAGCGGGCACTCGCCGAATTGCGCACGCGCGTCGCCCAGGATCCCGATGATCTGGAGCTTGCCTTGACCCTGGCCAATCTGCTGACCGACCGCAGTGGTACGAGGATCGAAGGCCTGAGCATCATTTACCGGGTCTATCAGCGACAAGACAGCAACCGCGTGCGGGCGCTGGATCTGTGGCGACGCGCGCTGAACAGCGCCGGCGGTGACGACCCCGCCTACTATGTCTGGTACCAGCGCTACCTCAAGGAAGTGCCCGACGACACCAGCGCGAAAAACGCCCTGGCTGCCTTGGCCAAAAAGGGGGGGGCGGCCTATGTGCTGCCGCCCAACGGGACCCAGCCCACGGCTGTGACTTCGTCGGCGCCGAGTGTGCCATCAGCCACGGCGCGCCAGGGTGCAGCGGCGGGCAATCAGGGCCTGGTCCTGATGCGCGAGGGTCGCCATGACGAGGCGCGCGCCCAGTTTGCGCGTGCGCTGCAGCTCGATTCGGACAACGCCGGCAAATGGCGCAGCCTGATGGCGAGCAGCACGTTCTGGGGCACGCTGGCGAAGGCCAGGGCCGCGAATGCACAAGGACGTCCGGAACAAGGCGAAGCCTTGGCGCGCGAGGCGCTGCGCCAGCAACCCAACCAGGCGGATGCCAATGAAGTGCTGGCGACTTCGCTGATCGCGCAGGAGAAGTGGACACAGGCGGAGGCCGTGCTGCGCCCCTTGGTGGATGCACCGCAGCCCAACGTGGATGCGCTGGCGTTGCTGGCCAAGGTCCTGATCCAGACCCATCGCGCGGACGAAATCACCGCATTGATCGACCGCGCCGAGCAGCGTTACACCGGTTCGGGCGAAGGGATGGTCAAGCTCCGCGCACAGCTGCTGTCGATCCAGGCCGACCAGCTGATCGCCGAAGAAAAGCATGGCGCAGCGGTGTTGAAGCTAGAACAGGCCGTTCGCCTCACGCCGAAGGATGCGTGGCTGCGCTACACGCTGGCACGCCAGTACCGCGACCTGGATTTGCCAGCGCTGGGACGCTCGGTGATGGAGGACGGGCTGGCGCTCGCGCCCACGCCGGACATGCGCTATGCGACGGCGCTTTATCTCAACTCCCTGGACGACATCGATACCGCCAGCACGGTGCTGGCACAGGTGCCTGAAGCGGGCCGTTCCACCGGCATGCGCGAATTGGCCGCCAACCTTAAGGCGCAGCGTGAGCTGCGCGAGATACAGCCACTGGTGGCGCAAGGTCGTCGGCAGGAGGCAGGCCAGCGGCTCGACCGCCTTGCCGCTCAATCGCGCGATGATCCGCAAATGCTGGCCAGCGTGGCGCGCGCGTGGATCGCGCTGGACGAGCCGGACAAGGGCCTCAAGCTGGTGCGTGACTGGCTGGACGCGCATCCCGACGATCCGGCCATCAGCGTGCGCTTGCGTTATGGCGAGCTGCTGGTGGCAGCCAACCGCGACGACGCGCTGCCGGCGTGGATCGCCAACGCGCGTGCACGCCCTGGCGTAACCCAAGAACAGCAAGCGCAATTTGATGACCAGCTGCTGCGCTTGTCGCTACGCACGGCCGGTCGACAGATCGATGCGGGTGAACTGAAACAGGCGGCGCACACGCTGGATGCGGTGCCCGATGCGGGCAAGGCCGATCGGCGTTGGCTGCTGGCCCAGGCGGAGCTGCGCGAAGCCCGGCGCGATTACCGTGGCGCCGAGGCCGCTGCCCGCCAGGTGCTGGTGAACCACCCCGGCGATGTCGAAGCGCGCCTGACCATTGCCCGCATGCAAGCCCACATGGGACAGCGCAGGCAAGCCGAGGCGACGGTGCGCGAGGTACTGGCCGATACGCCGGCGGACGACGTGGATACGCGCCTGGCCGTGGCGCGTCGTTTCTCGGCGCTGGGACGACGCGACGAGGCACGTGCGGTGGTCGATCCGCTGCGGCAGCAGTATCCCGATCGTTCCGACGTCACCTTGCAGGCAGGACGGGTGGCGCAGGCCCAGGGCGACTTCAACGGCGCCGCCCGGCTTTACCGGACGGCGCTTGCGCAGGAACAGGGCGAGGGCGAAACGCCCAGTCCCGACGACGGCCTGACCTCGGCCGGGCGCGCGCTGCAAGGGCTGGACGACCGACGCCAGGGCCAGCTGGCCACCGGCGTGATCCAGTCCAACGAGTCCGGCAGCAGTGGCGTGTCGCGACTGGACGCCACGGAGATACCGATTTACCTGCGCATTCCCGACGGCTATACCGGGCACTACTTCTTCCACGTCGACGCGGTGCGACTGAACGCGGGCCGCCTGCCAGCCGACCAGTTCGACCCCGCCTACGAGTTCGGCCAGATCGCGGCGCTGGGCAATGTCGGCCTGGCGCCGGTGCAGGAGAACGACAAAGGCGTGGCCCTGGCCGCAGGCTACGAGTTCAATGGCGCCGACAACAGCTGGCGAGCCGATATCGGCACCACGCCGCTGGGCTTCACCGTCACCAACGTGCTGGGCGGCTTTTCGTACCGGCACGACTTCTACAGTTCGTCGTTGAGCGTGGACGTTTCCCGTCGCCCCGTGACCAGCAGCCTGGTGTCCTATGCCGGAGCGCGGGATCCCGCCTCAGGCGAGACCTGGGGTGGGGTCGTGCACACCGGTATCAGCGTGCGTGGCGCGCAGGACGTGGGCATCACCACCTTGTTTGCCTCGCTGGGATACGGACAATTGACGGGCCACCATGTCGAGGACAACCACGACTTCAAGCTGCGTACGGGCATCGACTGGCCCGTGCTGGTACGGCCCGACCAGCGCTTCAGCAGCGGCCTGGTGATCAATTATTGGCACTACGACAACAACCAGCATTTTTACACCTTTGGCAACGGCGGCTACTACAGTCCGCAGAAATACGTGTCCGTCTCGATTCCGCTTGACTGGAGCGGGCGCCACAAACGCTGGTCGTGGGAGCTGGAGGCGTCGCTGGGCAACTCCTGGACGCGCGAGGACGAATCGCCGTTCTTTCCCACGCGCTCCGATTTGCAGGCGCAAGCGGTGGCACGCATGGCGGCGGCGGACCTGGGTTCGCCGTACTTCGGCAACGGCACCGGTGGCGGTTTCAGTTACACCGTGGCGGCCGCGCTGGAATACCGAATCACGCCACAGTGGGTCATCGGTACGCGCCTGAAGCTGGATCGTTCACACGATTACGCACCCAACCTTGGCACGATCTATCTGCGTTATTTCTTCGACAGGCAGCGATTGCCGGTGCCATTCCCTCCCGATCCGGTGAAACCGTATTCCGCGTACTGA
- the bcsE gene encoding cellulose biosynthesis protein BcsE yields the protein MTKVSQPAFDPTRPRLSPAMLRLNQSLAIDGLPPSLAALATGYVYAVYASRSAARDALFWKTAVNALLIPVNVLSTRSAEDIALALKQHGMDIDHPSALHPRSNVCSLRMPANRDGCEVLIEALQAMSDQCATPATQFLIEGAAACFAWQDRPTLIRQGAALAGWCAQTRHSVLLVMLPPLVREGGGFLPLTDFQIRFGGAAQLQQVQGEYRWEVAFWHDNRGVLTASESIPLRFSPTDHRLVAVVDETKERIGLLAPDENVVMVSRDAVLHERSVPRQWKVLPDNDAVVVAATHAVAATVILHYGIKENLATLAKHVNFLRRECGKALKILVREDNVNIRYELVLTSLGANGIIPRSTSSAQMEVMVEGAQGQLFSRPVPDDYRAVLSAAIADSTTGYVPAHRFVELVREAVERSRPIRLPNVLLQLLLEPDVAGIDAVKACRMRRAGDLCTASGDSLYVFLFACHVDDAGEAIGRVFEQPLAELFRGELRGGDRDSILSELDTLEKDIAELPPPDYSSLLVPTVASATAAGDVTTNDEPAAPAPAGLPLWSMADMASRESVSAVNVSPPRLAALPLKLPG from the coding sequence GTGACGAAGGTTTCTCAACCCGCTTTCGACCCGACCCGGCCGCGCCTCTCGCCAGCCATGCTACGGCTCAACCAGTCGCTGGCCATCGATGGGTTGCCGCCGTCGCTGGCCGCGCTGGCGACGGGATACGTCTATGCGGTGTACGCGAGTCGTTCAGCCGCTCGCGATGCCCTGTTCTGGAAGACCGCGGTGAACGCCTTGCTCATTCCGGTGAACGTGCTTTCCACGCGCTCGGCGGAGGACATCGCACTGGCGCTAAAGCAGCACGGCATGGATATCGACCACCCGAGCGCCCTGCACCCGCGCTCCAATGTGTGCTCCTTGCGAATGCCTGCCAACCGCGATGGCTGTGAGGTGCTGATCGAGGCGCTACAGGCCATGTCAGATCAATGCGCCACGCCGGCCACGCAGTTCCTGATCGAGGGCGCGGCGGCGTGCTTCGCGTGGCAGGATCGACCCACGCTGATCCGCCAGGGTGCGGCCCTGGCCGGCTGGTGCGCGCAAACCCGTCACAGCGTGCTGCTGGTCATGCTGCCGCCACTGGTGCGGGAAGGGGGCGGCTTCCTGCCGCTGACCGATTTCCAGATCCGCTTTGGCGGCGCGGCACAACTGCAGCAGGTGCAGGGCGAATATCGCTGGGAGGTGGCGTTTTGGCATGACAACCGCGGCGTGCTGACGGCCAGTGAATCGATTCCGCTGCGCTTTTCGCCCACCGATCATCGGCTGGTGGCGGTCGTCGATGAGACGAAGGAACGCATCGGCTTGCTGGCACCGGACGAAAACGTGGTGATGGTGTCGCGTGACGCTGTCCTGCATGAGCGGTCGGTGCCACGGCAGTGGAAGGTCCTGCCCGATAACGATGCCGTGGTGGTAGCCGCCACGCATGCGGTGGCCGCCACCGTGATCCTGCATTACGGCATCAAGGAAAACCTGGCCACTCTTGCGAAGCACGTGAACTTCCTGCGCAGGGAATGCGGCAAGGCGCTGAAGATTCTCGTTCGGGAAGACAACGTCAACATCCGCTACGAGCTGGTACTGACGAGCCTGGGGGCCAACGGCATCATTCCGCGCAGCACCTCTTCGGCGCAGATGGAGGTGATGGTGGAAGGGGCGCAGGGGCAACTGTTCTCGCGTCCCGTGCCGGACGACTACCGCGCCGTGCTCTCCGCAGCGATTGCCGATTCGACGACCGGCTATGTCCCTGCGCATCGTTTCGTTGAACTGGTGCGCGAGGCGGTGGAACGAAGTCGTCCCATTCGTCTGCCGAACGTGTTGCTGCAATTGCTGCTGGAGCCGGACGTGGCCGGCATCGATGCGGTCAAGGCCTGCCGGATGCGCCGCGCCGGGGACCTGTGCACCGCCAGTGGCGACAGCCTCTACGTGTTCTTGTTCGCCTGTCACGTCGACGATGCCGGCGAGGCCATCGGCAGGGTGTTCGAGCAGCCGTTGGCGGAACTGTTTCGCGGTGAATTGCGCGGTGGCGACCGCGACTCGATTCTCAGCGAGCTGGATACGCTGGAAAAAGACATCGCAGAACTGCCGCCGCCGGACTACTCCAGTCTTTTGGTGCCGACGGTGGCCAGTGCAACGGCGGCGGGAGACGTGACAACCAACGACGAGCCAGCAGCGCCGGCACCCGCAGGCCTTCCGCTGTGGAGCATGGCCGACATGGCCAGCAGGGAGTCGGTCAGCGCCGTCAACGTGTCGCCACCGCGGCTCGCCGCGCTGCCACTGAAGCTCCCGGGTTAG
- the bcsZ gene encoding cellulose synthase complex periplasmic endoglucanase BcsZ, with product MRVLLMAATTIASGGAMAGSCAWPDWESFKQTTMSDDGRVIDNSSPQQITVSEGQSYALFFALVANDRATFDRVLNWTQNNLAQGDLATHLPAWIWGRRDAKADAGANQDKTPVPAWGVIDANPASDADLWIAYALLEAGRLWHERSYTALGTVLARNILAKETAVLPSLGRTLLPGPVGFHPQDNVWRLNPSYVPLQVVRHLATALPQQAEWSAVFDSSVRLVTETAPHGFSPDWVLYRRDQGFLPDEASKAEGAYNAIRVYLWAGMLAPDAPSRAATLSAFRPLADFVAANGFPPERVDTRTGTVGSNAGNAGFSAAVAPYLAALGRNDLAQAQVQRARAHQAALGYYSQVLALFGLGYLDGLYRFDADGSVSPAWTTTCSASH from the coding sequence ATGCGAGTGCTGCTGATGGCAGCGACGACGATCGCATCCGGTGGCGCGATGGCGGGCAGTTGCGCGTGGCCTGACTGGGAAAGTTTCAAGCAGACCACGATGAGCGATGACGGCCGCGTCATCGATAACAGCTCGCCGCAACAGATCACCGTGTCCGAAGGCCAGTCCTATGCGCTGTTCTTCGCGCTGGTGGCCAATGATCGTGCCACCTTCGACCGCGTGCTCAACTGGACCCAGAACAATCTGGCCCAGGGTGACCTGGCCACCCATTTGCCGGCGTGGATCTGGGGGCGCCGCGACGCGAAGGCCGACGCGGGCGCCAACCAGGACAAGACCCCTGTGCCGGCCTGGGGCGTCATCGACGCCAACCCGGCTTCCGACGCGGATCTGTGGATCGCCTATGCGTTGCTGGAAGCCGGACGGCTCTGGCATGAGCGCAGTTACACCGCCTTGGGCACGGTGCTTGCGCGCAACATCCTGGCCAAGGAGACGGCGGTGTTACCGAGCCTGGGGCGCACGCTGCTGCCTGGGCCGGTGGGTTTTCACCCGCAAGACAATGTGTGGCGACTGAACCCCAGTTACGTGCCCCTGCAAGTGGTGCGGCACTTGGCGACAGCGCTGCCACAGCAAGCGGAATGGAGCGCGGTGTTCGACAGTTCGGTGAGGCTGGTGACGGAAACCGCACCGCATGGCTTTTCACCGGACTGGGTGCTGTATCGCCGCGACCAGGGCTTTCTGCCGGACGAGGCCTCCAAGGCCGAGGGTGCTTACAACGCAATCCGTGTCTATTTGTGGGCGGGCATGCTCGCGCCTGATGCGCCATCACGCGCCGCGACGTTGAGTGCGTTTCGTCCGCTGGCGGATTTCGTGGCGGCCAACGGTTTTCCGCCGGAGCGCGTGGATACGCGGACCGGCACGGTGGGCAGCAATGCCGGCAATGCGGGCTTCTCCGCCGCCGTGGCGCCTTACCTGGCCGCGCTGGGCCGGAACGATCTGGCCCAGGCCCAGGTGCAGCGCGCCCGCGCGCACCAGGCAGCGCTGGGTTACTACAGCCAGGTGCTCGCCCTGTTTGGTCTCGGCTATCTCGATGGACTTTATCGTTTCGATGCAGATGGTTCGGTCAGCCCTGCCTGGACGACGACATGTTCCGCGTCGCACTAA